The Tigriopus californicus strain San Diego chromosome 10, Tcal_SD_v2.1, whole genome shotgun sequence region CTCAAGATGCCTCTATGCAGCTGCCGTTCAGATTGATCCTGAGCCGGAAGCTGTAAGGAGATATCCTGTCCAGGACAGTCGAGTCCAAGTTCCGGGAGGATCAGGCCAAGTTCTGGGGAATGTGTATAGTTTTCCCTGTTATTGGAACTTGTCCAACACAGTCTTCAGCACTTGAAGAATGGCATTTTTGTCGGCCCGCGTACCCCCCCCGCTATCATTGGCTGGTCATCTGCCCTCAAACGGCGGCCATCTCCCTTCTAGCAGCCTCAATTTTGGTGTCCTTTGCTCTTGTTGCCTCCGCGACCTCTCTTTCACAACTTCATCCCGCGATTCTCAAACAGCAGCCAGCTCCCCTCAAATGGTGGCCATCTCACTTCGAGCAGCCTCAATTTCGGTGtcctttgctcttttttgcttCCGCGACCTCTCTTTTCACAACTTCGTCCGCGATTCTCAAACAGCAGCCAGCTCCCCTGGAACGGCGGCCATCTCCCTTTGGGCAGCCTCAATTTTGGTCTCCATTGCTCTTGTTGCTTTCGCGACCTCTCTTTTCACGACTTCGTTCTGCGATTTTTGAGCAGCAGCCAGCTCCCTCGAATGGGCCATCTCCCTTCGAGCAGCCTCAATTTTGGTCTCCTTTGCTCATGTTGCTTTTCGCGACCTCCCTTTTCACGACTTTGTTCTGCGATTCTTGAACAGCAGCCAACTCCCCTCAAATGGCGGTCATCTCCCCTCGAATGGCGCCCATCTCCCCTCGAATGCGGCCATCTCCCCTCAAATGGCGGCCATCTCCCTTGAATGGTGGCCATCCTCCTTCGAGCGGCTCAATTTTGGCTCTCTTTGCTCATGTTGCTTTCCCGACCTCTCTTTTCACGACTTCGATCTGCGATTCTTGAACAGCAGCCAGCTCCCTCAAATGGCGCCATCTCCCCTCAAATGGCGGCCATCTGGAACGGCGGAATCCCTTGAAGGTGGCCATCTCCCTTCGCAGCAGCCTCAATTTTTGTCTCCTTTGCTCTTGTTGCTTTCGCGACCTCTTATTTCACGACTTCGTTCTGGGATTCTTGAACAGCAGCCAGCTCCCTTCGAACAGCCTCAATTTTGGTCTCCTTTGCTCATGTTGCTTTCGCGACCTCTCTTTTCACGACTTCGTTCTGCGATTCTTGCACAGCAGCCAGCTCCCCTCAAATGGCGGTCATCTCCCCTCAAATTGCGGCCATCTCCCCTCAAATGGCGGCCATCTCCCCTTGAACGGTGGCCATCTCCCTTTGAGCAGCCTCAATTTTGGTGTCCTTTGCTCTTGTTGCCTCCGCAACCTCTCTTTTCACGACTTTGTCCCGCGAATCTTGAACAACAGCCAGCTCTCCTCGAACGGCGGCCATCTCCCCTCGAACGGCGGCCATCTCCCCTTGAACGGCGACCATCTCCCCTTGAACGGCGGCCGTCTCCCTTCAAGCAGCCTCAATTTTGGTGTTCATTGCTCTTGTTACCTCCCTGACCTCTCTTTGCACGACTTTGTCCCGCAATTCTCGAACAGCAGCCAGCTCCCCTCAAATGGCGGCCATCTCCCCTTGGACGGCGGCCATCTCCCCTCAAACGGTGGCCATCTCCCTTCGAGCAGCCTCAATTTCGGTCTACTTTGCCCTTGGTACCTCCCCGACCTCTCTTTGCATGACTTCGTACCACAATTCTCGAATGGCGGCCATCTCGCCTTGAACGCGGACATCTCCCCTCAAACGGCGGCCATCTCCCTTTGAGCAGCCTCAATTTCAGTCTCCTTTGCTCTTGTTGCTTCCGCGACCTCTCTTTTCACGACTTCGTCCCGCGATTCTCAAACAGCAGCCAGCTCCCCTTGAACGGAGGCCATCTCCCTTCGAGCAGCCTCAATTTTGGTGTCGATTGCGCTTGTTGCTTCTGCGACCTGTCTTTTCAAGACTTCATCCCGCGATTCTTGAACAGCAGCCGGGGAGgtaaacaaattaaacaagTGGCGACATTTCCTTACCAGCGGGAAGTTCACACTTTGAACAGATCATTGGCTACCAAGTGCGTAACTTGGGTTTGAACACCAACACTTGAGAGGGAAATTAGTACTCagtattagaagagtacaaaagtGAGGTCACCACACtattgcattcatttttgctatAATGCAAAAATAATCACAATACTTTGAAGGTAGACATCTTTTGCGTGCAAAATAGGTAGAATGGGTCTTTGTATGCTTTTaaacatacttttttttgtatttggggtgctagggtcggagggatgagcccCGCACGGCCAGCGAAGctggccatcacatcgtccttatactttttccgataggcagtgtcttgtccgtatcagtttggttctccatctgtgggcagggttagcgtctaaaagtttccttgagaagtAAATAATGAATCAACATTGTCGAACAGCGTCGAGACAGAGAAACCCACATAGGTAGGGCAACTGCTAAACAGGTGCCGTTATCTGGAatgtcaaacggactttcagagtccgattttggtattttagtcacgtgattgcaaaaacgtggctttatgttggatggatggttttgatgcacgcctcaacagttttcatgaagccccacctttattactttcaatataacaagaccaagccaaaccaaccacaggctaaaaggaactgaggggtcaataacttgttccttgattatGGAAAATTATTTTGCTTAAAGCTGAATAttgcatgttcagtttcatacatgtgtacatgcacTACAGCCATACAAttaagccctgtggacttttgaaaagggttttgttcacctggttcctaagacaaaggtctttcgatatttttgctcatgtagcattggtcaatgatttttgataagctatcaactattctaagtttgtgaaatgagtaaaatttcattcaagttaattcacaaatgtgcaaatggtgcttgtcacattttacaacatctcatagaaatttcagcttggcctgtttcactcatttaaatattggtcttacatagtttcattctctttgcactcaatcctagtgccctgtattaaaagagtgcaacagtgaggtcagagcaccattgcagttaattttgaaccttcaattctgttccaaaacattgagtttacatggatcccgggtccaaaccaaacacatttttgtaaatgtttgtgctttaagagttagttctaaaagttacttttcaggcatccttatctgcaatcacagcaacaccagattcaaactaggtatttttcaaatagaaatatagaaagtggctcaacaactggcatttgcaacattaaaagtacgttaaagggtgcctgaagggtagctaagACCGTATATGACaagtagaatcagagaatattatgtaaacgcgtttgatttggatctggggcccagttAAAGTTATTGTTTTgtaaaggaattaaaattaaattcctATGGTGCGCTGAtttcacttttgttctcttctaTAATtcagagccctactcaatccattcctatccaatcaaaaaacgagatgtatgtaaggcaagggtaaaaaaagtccatgatgttctttggatgaatcatggtgttgaggatggcagtgatgattccgtaacgcaatgctccaaattgataatcacgcaactaaagtaccaaaatcggactctgaaagtccgtttgaatCTGGAACGACAACAAACCTAAGTGATGGAAAGGTGAGAATTTTCACAACTCAAGCACTTTATTCTGCGGTTTGTTGAGCGCACTGACGTTAATcaatggagtaaaatcaaagacaataaGCCCAGCCAAgccgcactgtgcatgcattggattttgacatatattccattttacatgcttgtctaggcaattagccttgtggtattgagccaatttgatggtGCGTTAGCTGATTAACATCAAACATGCTaatttagtagggttttgtaccATTTTGTaccacaacttgctcaaaatcactcgattattgaaaattcaatgggtgaatggtgcgacttgactgtaatgtttgtctcggttctccctccccaagatgcccaaaatcagggtgccggaccacatttcttctggaatttccttttcttgacatcccctatcGGCTTTGATTGCCACATCGTAAGCAAAAGGCAAGCAATCATAAAATTTCATGTGTGCGTAACGTAAAACTAAGCTTGAAAATGGCAACAATTCAGTATGTTACCGAATGGTAAATTCAAGGATTTCATTATAGCCTGTTTTATCATAGATTCGTTCATTTGCACTTTGTTTctttaaactttttttgaccCACCATCAACCTTACTGACATCAAATGGTGCAATCAAAAATCTTGACGACAGTTGAAATATGTTGAAATATGCCAAACAGGATCCTCTGTTAACAACAGTGTAAGACCGGTAAGACCTCACCCCACTCACATTCCCGGGCCAAGCAAAGGACCCTGATCATCCAGCTGGTCACCCTGACGTGCATATGGCTGCCGATGAACCCATGCATGCAGATTACCCCTGGAGCCAAGTGCATTCTCGACCTTTCGCTTCACGGCCAGCACGAACAGACTCACTCACACTCCCGGACTATCATCCTTGACGGAAAGAGCCCCAGGGACAAGAGTCGGCCGCCCGTGAATGATTCCGATGATAGTTGTTGGGTGCATTTTGTGACGGCCTTTCTGGGTAGTCTGGCGTGAGGGCAGGATTCACCATGTGGCAAGAGGCTCGCAAACAGGAGAAGAAGCTCCGGGGCATGATGGTGGACCACAAACGACGCGCGGAAAGGCGACGAGAATACTACGAGAAAATAGTAGGGCCCTATAGAGATGgttgaagagaaagaggagagggGCCCAGGAGAGTCACATGAGCTTCATCATGTTGCTTGCACTGTTTTTCAGAAACTGGATCCCACCCAATTCCTGCAAGTCCATGGGCGGCGGAGCAAGATTCATCTGGATGCTAACGTGGCTTTGGCCGGAGATGCGCCCAACACTATGTACGTAGGATCTGTCTACTACACTACTAACACTTTGAAACAACGCAATGAACTCTGGATGTCATGATGATATGCCTATAATTGATCTCGTGTTGTAGGATGCCTTGGCAAGGCAACAAGGAGACCATGATTGATCGATTTGATGTGCGGGCCCATTTGGATTTCATCCCGGAGGTCAAGAGCAATCCCAACGAAGATTTTGATCAGGAGAATGAGAAACGCTTGCGGGAAATCAATTATGAGCGCTATCGAATCCTGGTGCAAAACGACTTCCTAAAATGTGAGTTGGCCACGTCGATGTGAGCTCAGAAAGAGATCGAAAATAAATAGCACTAACGTTACATGGATTTTGATGCAGTTGGCGAGACCAAGTTTCTCAAGACGATCGAGTTAGAGGAACAGTTTGGCGGCAAGACCTATCAAgctcaaaaggccaaagatgacaagaaaaaggtcaaagacACGAAAGCCGCCATTGCCTTCACTTACGAAGATTCCACGGTGGAAGCTGCCAAACCGACCAAAAAAGACGTGCTCGAGGAGATCGAAGATGAGGACGATGAAGACTCTGACTCCGATATCGATTTGGATCTTACCGTCGATATTATGGCCTTGGGCCCGGATACTCGGGACGACCTCAACATTGTTGGCAAGTCCTATCGCGTGGGCAAAGGCGatttcatgaaatttctaGCTCAAGACGTCCACGAACAGGAACAACTCAAGGCGGCCAAGTTAGCCGAAGAAGAACGGGCTCAACACACCGTATGCATCAAACATATTCATACACGTAACGTAGAATAGGAGGAATGAAGGGCCACCTGGAAGGTCACAGTGGGTCCAAAACAATGACTAGTATTTGACCTTTGTCCTTGAGGCTTGAACCCCTTTTGTTACGCGAGCAATTCGATTCGAAAAAAGCAGTCATCGGTTTATCCTACTTCACTGAGTACTGATAAGAAATGTTAAGGTACCGAATAagccaattgaaattcattggCAAGAATTGATCCATCGCTCAATGAAGAAAGACCccaggttcgcccatttaaggtgGTAGAGATTGTGATTCTTCCATTAGCAACATgaggtttcttcattttgacaatattcaagggttatgcagaaaagaaatgtatgcaattacttttttctcCTTAAGGGTCGAAAATCGAGAAAAGAGCGACGAATGCTCCGGGACAAGAGACTCTCAAATCGAAGAGGCAGTCCTCCGAGGTGAGTAACGTTCTTGGTCGTAAATGATTTCAAGATAACTTAATAGCCTTGAAGAAATCATACTGATTTGGGTTTTATTTCAGTTATGCTGCCAAATCATCCACGATCAAGACGTTCGGGCGATACCAGGACGAAAATAGGCCAGAGCGTGAGCAAGAGTCTGGTTCGGAAAGTAGCCGTTCTCCGTCCCCGGTCAATGCGGGGAAAGTAGAGTTCATCACCAGTTTTGGTGGTGAATCTGAGTCCGAGATGACCAACGACATCCCCCCTCAGCGTGGCTTGTCCAACGCGTCAAAGTCGAGATTGAAAAACTTGCGACGCAATCTTTCTCGAAGTCCAAAGCGAGAGACATTTGGACCGATGCTTCCCAAGAGCTATTCCGTCAATCAAGGATCATGTCGACGATCCCCGTCAAAAACCTCAGCTTCAGATCAGAGACGACGTTCACGGTCGGTAAATCTCTGCACTTGTTTCAAGCActctttctcattggatctACTAGCCTGATTGTGTCAATCGCCAGCTAGAGAGGGGTTGTGAAAACCACAAATGTCAACATTGGTCTTGTGTCTTACTACAACTGTGCACACCCTTATCCCAATGCACCTCATCCCATAGAGAAGGTTAGCTTAATTTGAATCGTATTTTCAGTCGAAGGTCGCGATCTGTTAGCTCATCAAGGGATAAGCGATCATCCAGATCCCCCGCACGACGAAACTACAAGAGGAGATCGCGTAGTACATCCGTCTATCGGTCAAGTCGGCCCCCACGCTATCGATCAAAGTCCCCGAAATCACGATCGAGGAGAAGTCCAACACCACCCAGACATCGACGAAAATCGCCTTCACCAGCCTTATCCTCCTCATTCCGGCGGAACAAATCTTCGCCCAAGCTCACAAAAACGAAAAGGAGACATAGTTCGGATTCATCTTCCACTTCTTCTGCTCAAGAACTGTCCCCAAAAGCTGATTCTAAAACGGGATCAAAGTATGTCTTTTTAGCAATTCAGatgttcaatcattttctaatGCTTCTGAGCGAAATGTCTTGTCTATTTAGGTATCGTTCCAAGTATCGCAATCGGAGGAGATCGTCAAGTTCGGAAAGCAGTGTAGAACGAAGAAATCAAACCAAACGCCCTGTTTCTAAGAACGGAAATGGAACATCGCCTAAGACTagattctcatcatcatcttcgtcttcatcttcttcttcttcgccaTCGAAACGGAAACCCAAAATCGCTGTTCTCAATCCGATGAAACCCATTAAAAGTTACTATGAGCAAGTCCGCGCCAAAGTTGGGCGAGATTCGGATGAGGAAGATTTAGCCCTAGATCGGGATGAAAACGAAACTCTAGACAAATCACAAAATGGGTGAGAAAGCAAAGATAATGATTCTTTAAGTGGTTTTTCTAAAGCGTAATGCGTTGTTGATGtcgttgttgttcttcttcttcgtctttccAGCTCTGGCTCGAATGATGGATCCCATAATAATTCTAAAGCTGAAAAATCGCAGGACGATCGAGTCAGTATAATGTTACCTTACTTTGCTGTTCCTTTAAAATATCTCTTCTTCAGTCGTCAGTTCATTTTGTAATTTCGTATGCTGTGGCTTTTGTGTTATGAACTGTATCCCCACTAATCCCAACATGATCCTGATCCATagaagtttttcgtcttgacgGCAACCTAAATATAATAGGGAGCTACTTTCAGGATGGATCCTCTTCCAATCTCCTTACGAACTCATCCGTGAAGGATAAGATCAAGAAGCGAATGCAAGCTCAAATCAAGCGGCAATGTAAGTAGTCTAACCTAAACACGCTTCATCTTTCTGATTGTCGGCATCTCTTGAGTTAATTTCATCGTCTAACCAATTCATGCTTGCAGTTCGCATGGACAAGTTGGCTGAGGAAGAGAGGAAACGTAAACTGGAGGAAGAAAGGCTGTACCgtgaagaagaaatgaaggaaCTGGCCTTGCGCTTAAGACGCAAAGAGCGCGAGAAGCGCCACGGGGACTCTGATTCGAATCAAGGATCGGTGGGAGCATTTTCAGATCGCGAGGAATTTGGACCTGTGCAAGCCTCGTCCACCAATCGAGATCATAAGCGGGTGCGATATCGCTCACCTGGGAACTCTCCCAAGAGGAGGAGATCGCGGGATCATTCTcgcgatgatgatgatcgaaCGAGGCGATCAAGAGCTTCTTCGGAAGACAGGGGTAAAATTAAGTTGGTGGACTACTAGGTCTTGGATCGTATTCTACTTCGATTAATAAATTAGTGCGATTGCTATATGTTAAGTTAATCCAATAACTCACTCGTCTTTACGATGTCCATTTGCCGAAAATCTAACTCGGCATATTCTTTTACCTTCCGATCAAGCTGAATCTATTCGATTGGGAAATCAAGAGCATGGAATTTGTTACATAAACACATTTATTTTGGGATTTGCTCTGTTCAATATGATTCAACAATGATTCTACAACCATTTTACAGTTCCGTGTATAATTCTTTTACTGCTCCTTACAATCTCGAAGTCTACTTCGTCAAGAGAATTTGTATCGTGTCGTGATAATATTAGTGTTGACAATATTATAGGGGTGAGGCGGAGCAACTTCATTTGTAGGTGTGGATGGGCTGTCCTTTTTTGCAATAGTAGGGGCGTGGTAGAGTTGGAGCGagcaaaatattgttttgttggCATTGAATTGTATTGATAACATGTTCATGATTGGAGTTGTAAGTACGAGGATTAcattagtagtagtagtagtagtagtagtagtagtagtagtagtagaagtaatTATATTGATAATAGAAATTGCCGTTGTTGTTGCAATAGGAggagtaatagtagtagtagtagtagtagcagtagtagtggttgcagtagtagtagtaatattTGTATGGGTAGT contains the following coding sequences:
- the LOC131887931 gene encoding CLK4-associating serine/arginine rich protein-like isoform X2, with amino-acid sequence MMPWQGNKETMIDRFDVRAHLDFIPEVKSNPNEDFDQENEKRLREINYERYRILVQNDFLKFGETKFLKTIELEEQFGGKTYQAQKAKDDKKKVKDTKAAIAFTYEDSTVEAAKPTKKDVLEEIEDEDDEDSDSDIDLDLTVDIMALGPDTRDDLNIVGKSYRVGKGDFMKFLAQDVHEQEQLKAAKLAEEERAQHTGRKSRKERRMLRDKRLSNRRGSPPSYAAKSSTIKTFGRYQDENRPEREQESGSESSRSPSPVNAGKVEFITSFGGESESEMTNDIPPQRGLSNASKSRLKNLRRNLSRSPKRETFGPMLPKSYSVNQGSCRRSPSKTSASDQRRRSRRRSRSVSSSRDKRSSRSPARRNYKRRSRSTSVYRSSRPPRYRSKSPKSRSRRSPTPPRHRRKSPSPALSSSFRRNKSSPKLTKTKRRHSSDSSSTSSAQELSPKADSKTGSKYRSKYRNRRRSSSSESSVERRNQTKRPVSKNGNGTSPKTRFSSSSSSSSSSSSPSKRKPKIAVLNPMKPIKSYYEQVRAKVGRDSDEEDLALDRDENETLDKSQNGSGSNDGSHNNSKAEKSQDDRDGSSSNLLTNSSVKDKIKKRMQAQIKRQFRMDKLAEEERKRKLEEERLYREEEMKELALRLRRKEREKRHGDSDSNQGSVGAFSDREEFGPVQASSTNRDHKRVRYRSPGNSPKRRRSRDHSRDDDDRTRRSRASSEDRGKIKLVDY
- the LOC131887931 gene encoding CLK4-associating serine/arginine rich protein-like isoform X1; amino-acid sequence: MWQEARKQEKKLRGMMVDHKRRAERRREYYEKIKLDPTQFLQVHGRRSKIHLDANVALAGDAPNTMMPWQGNKETMIDRFDVRAHLDFIPEVKSNPNEDFDQENEKRLREINYERYRILVQNDFLKFGETKFLKTIELEEQFGGKTYQAQKAKDDKKKVKDTKAAIAFTYEDSTVEAAKPTKKDVLEEIEDEDDEDSDSDIDLDLTVDIMALGPDTRDDLNIVGKSYRVGKGDFMKFLAQDVHEQEQLKAAKLAEEERAQHTGRKSRKERRMLRDKRLSNRRGSPPSYAAKSSTIKTFGRYQDENRPEREQESGSESSRSPSPVNAGKVEFITSFGGESESEMTNDIPPQRGLSNASKSRLKNLRRNLSRSPKRETFGPMLPKSYSVNQGSCRRSPSKTSASDQRRRSRRRSRSVSSSRDKRSSRSPARRNYKRRSRSTSVYRSSRPPRYRSKSPKSRSRRSPTPPRHRRKSPSPALSSSFRRNKSSPKLTKTKRRHSSDSSSTSSAQELSPKADSKTGSKYRSKYRNRRRSSSSESSVERRNQTKRPVSKNGNGTSPKTRFSSSSSSSSSSSSPSKRKPKIAVLNPMKPIKSYYEQVRAKVGRDSDEEDLALDRDENETLDKSQNGSGSNDGSHNNSKAEKSQDDRDGSSSNLLTNSSVKDKIKKRMQAQIKRQFRMDKLAEEERKRKLEEERLYREEEMKELALRLRRKEREKRHGDSDSNQGSVGAFSDREEFGPVQASSTNRDHKRVRYRSPGNSPKRRRSRDHSRDDDDRTRRSRASSEDRGKIKLVDY